A stretch of Prunus dulcis chromosome 6, ALMONDv2, whole genome shotgun sequence DNA encodes these proteins:
- the LOC117632245 gene encoding uncharacterized protein LOC117632245 has product MKGLDIFCASPASTSICSSMDQHAMVRLGPASIDHPHHHPHHRLHDRPKNQPHNQTHHHHVPCSSQLPIDPKPFYEKCRKSFSSAQTQLRRKSSADIHDLTRTRSLNGSSSSRYLLSDSPFVGWLSEADRNVSANTILLPPQVPSKPRRLMISNDHSPALRSSSTRSRHQVVVLRVSLHCKGCEGKVRKHLSKMEGVTSFSIDFPTKKVTVIGDVTPLGVLSSVSKVKKAQLWRSPTSSSPSSRWSA; this is encoded by the exons ATGAAAGGACTGGATATTTTCTGTGCTTCTCCAGCTTCCACATCCATTTGCTCTAGCATGGACCAACATGCCATGGTCCGCCTAGGCCCCGCATCCATTGATCATCCTCATCACCATCCTCATCATCGTCTTCATGATCGACCCAAAAACCAGCCTCACAATCAAACTCACCATCACCATGTCCCTTGCTCATCTCAGCTGCCAATTGATCCCAAACCATTTTATGAGAAATGTAGGAAGAGTTTTTCTAGTGCACAAACTCAGCTACGTAGAAAAAGCTCTGCTGACATTCATGACTTAACAAGGACTAGGAGCCTCAatggttcttcttcttctcggTATCTTTTAAGTGACTCGCCCTTCGTAGGCTGGTTATCGGAGGCCGATCGGAATGTTTCTGCTAATACAATATTGCTCCCTCCCCAAGTGCCCTCTAAGCCTAGACGGTTGATGATCTCAAATGATCACTCTCCTGCTTTAAGGTCTTCTTCCACTCGTTCTCGTCACCAG GTTGTTGTTTTGAGGGTGTCACTTCATTGCAAGGGCTGTGAAGGAAAAGTGAGAAAGCATCTTTCTAAAATGGAAG GAGTGACATCATTTAGTATAGATTTTCCAACCAAGAAGGTCACAGTCATTGGAGATGTTACCCCATTAGGTGTGCTCTCAAGTGTCTCCAAGGTGAAGAAGGCTCAGCTCTGGCGTTctccaacatcatcatcaccatcctCTCGATGGTCAGCATGA
- the LOC117631726 gene encoding pentatricopeptide repeat-containing protein At1g07740, mitochondrial-like, with the protein MFHSRARAINQAHANLLRHCSNPIQAQQPDHTFRPNKPKTKPHRERLHRDTTKLRRPIPFVSDVKEVEDPEEALSLFYEYHQMGFKHDYPSYSALLYKLARSRNFEAVETILGHVRDRNIHCKDTLFIALIQHYGKANLVEKAIELFNQMPSFNCVRTLQAFNALLNVLVDSGRFVEADEIFGRCSKMGFRPNSISYNIMMKGWLQKGDGEEACKVFDEMLEKKVQPSVVTYNSLIGFFGRKGELEKANGLLEDMKQKGKYPNAVTYALLMKGFCMLGKHDEAKKMMFDMEYRGCKPRLLNYGVLISDLGRRGKIDEAKSLLQEMKKRLFKPDVVLYNILINFLCKEGRAAEAYKVLIEMQVGGCVPNAATYRMMVDGFCQIEDFEGGLKVLIAMLTSRHCPRLETFECLVTGLVKCGKIDDACVVLEEMEKRNMQFCFEAWEALVVDACGENVVAGEVVTELISVH; encoded by the coding sequence ATGTTCCATTCAAGAGCCAGAGCGATCAATCAAGCACACGCAAACCTTCTTCGCCATTGCAGCAATCCCATACAAGCCCAACAGCCAGACCATACTTTCCGTCCCAACAAACCCAAGACCAAGCCCCACCGCGAACGACTTCACAGAGACACCACAAAGCTTCGCAGGCCCATCCCTTTCGTCTCCGATGTCAAAGAAGTTGAAGACCCAGAAGAAGCCTTGTCTCTCTTCTACGAGTACCACCAAATGGGCTTCAAGCACGACTACCCTTCTTACTCTGCTCTTCTCTACAAGCTCGCTCGTTCTCGAAACTTTGAAGCCGTCGAGACCATTCTCGGCCATGTACGAGATCGAAACATTCATTGCAAAGATACACTTTTCATTGCTCTGATTCAACATTATGGGAAGGCCAATTTGGTAGAGAAAGCCATTGAGCTTTTTAACCAGATGCCTTCTTTTAATTGTGTCCGTACATTGCAGGCCTTCAATGCCCTCCTTAATGTGCTTGTTGATAGCGGTAGGTTTGTGGAAGCGGATGAGATTTTTGGTCGGTGTTCTAAAATGGGTTTTCGGCCGAATTCGATTTCGTATAATATTATGATGAAGGGGTGGCTTCAAAAGGGTGACGGGGAAGAAGCTTGCAAGGTTTTTGATGAAATGCTTGAGAAAAAAGTGCAACCTAGTGTTGTGACGTATAATAGTCTTATAGGGTTTTTTGGTAGGAAGGGTGAGTTGGAGAAAGCTAATGGTTTGCTTGAGGACATGAAACAGAAAGGGAAGTACCCAAATGCTGTAACATACGCATTGTTGATGAAAGGTTTCTGCATGCTAGGAAAGCATGACGAAGCAAAGAAGATGATGTTTGATATGGAGTATCGGGGTTGTAAACCACGGCTTCTGAATTATGGTGTTTTGATAAGTGATCTTGGAAGGAGAGGAAAGATTGATGAGGCAAAATCTTTACTTcaagagatgaagaaaaggCTGTTTAAGCCAGATGTAGTGCTGTATAACATATTGATTAACTTTCTGTGCAAGGAAGGTAGGGCTGCAGAGGCTTATAAAGTCTTGATTGAAATGCAAGTTGGAGGCTGTGTGCCTAATGCAGCTACATACAGGATGATGGTTGACGGGTTTTGTCAGATTGAAGATTTTGAGGGAGGTTTAAAGGTTTTGATTGCAATGTTGACAAGTAGACATTGTCCTCGTTTAGAAACATTTGAATGTTTGGTTACAGGTCTAGTAAAGTGTGGGAAAATTGATGATGCTTGTGTTGTCTTGGAGGAGAtggaaaagagaaatatgcaattttgttttgaagcTTGGGAAGCTCTAGTTGTGGATGCTTGTGGTGAGAATGTTGTTGCAGGGGAGGTTGTGACTGAACTAATCTCTGTCCATTAA
- the LOC117632729 gene encoding licodione synthase-like — translation MALELVLLMILFLLLVIPLLFFPTLTSKIFQTHLHLPPSPLALPIIGHYHLLGPLIHRTFHNLSLRFGPLFSLRLGSLQCVVVSSADLAKEFLSTRELSFISHAQSLAIESITYNASLAFAPYGPYWKFIKKLTVNELLGNRSINNLVSIRTQEYLRLLRFLAKKAESGEAVNLTEEFPKLWNNVTLQMIVGNRGLSAEGRAVLAKEAVVVVRQATRLFGEVSLCDFFWVCKKLDLGGFVKRIEETHRRFDVLVEKVIREREELRKKERMEEEEEVKDFLDTLLDMLEDGSAEVEFTRLHIKALITDLFTAGTDTNAISLEWALAELINHPRVLKKAREEIDRAIGNRRVAGESDVPNLPYIQAIIKETLRLHPPVPLVTRNSVQLCKIGGYDIPTNTMLHVNVWAIGRDPKNWESPLDFWPERFLQLGEDDGQMSAVDVDVRGQHFQLMPFGSGRRVCPGMTLAMKMLPGVLAALIQCFNWKVDGSDCKKMNGDDVLEMDERPGLTAPRAHDLVCVPVARFSPLNILDP, via the exons ATGGCACTTGAGCTAGTCCTACTCATGatcctctttcttctcttaGTTAtccctcttcttttcttcccaACCCTAACTTCCAAAATATTCCAAACCCACCTTCACCTCCCTCCAAGCCCCTTAGCTCTACCCATCATAGGCCACTACCACCTCCTCGGCCCTCTCATCCACCGCACCTTCCACAACCTCTCTCTCCGCTTCGGCCCCTTATTCTCCCTCCGCCTTGGCTCGCTCCAATGCGTTGTCGTTTCCTCAGCGGACCTAGCGAAAGAGTTCCTCAGCACCCGTGAGCTTTCCTTCATATCCCATGCTCAGTCCCTCGCCATTGAAAGCATAACCTACAATGCTTCCCTTGCATTTGCACCCTATGGACCTTACTGGAAGTTCATCAAGAAACTGACAGTGAACGAGCTTCTAGGAAACCGTAGCATCAACAACTTAGTTTCCATTCGAACCCAAGAGTATCTTAGGCTTCTGAGGTTCTTGGCCAAGAAAGCTGAGAGTGGTGAAGCTGTGAATCTCACTGAGGAGTTTCCGAAGCTTTGGAACAATGTGACCTTGCAGATGATTGTTGGGAATCGGGGTTTGAGCGCCGAAGGTAGGGCTGTGCTGGCCAAGgaggcggtggtggtggtgcgGCAGGCCACGAGGCTTTTTGGAGAGGTGAGTTtgtgtgattttttttgggtttgtaaGAAGTTGGATTTGGGAGGGTTTGTGAAGAGAATTGAGGAGACGCATAGGAGGTTTGATGTGTTGGTGGAGAAGGTAATTAGAGAACGAGAAGAGCTGAGAAAGAAGGAACGCatggaagaggaggaggaagtgAAGGATTTTCTTGATACATTGCTTGATATGTTGGAGGATGGGAGTGCTGAGGTTGAATTTACAAGACTTCACATTAAGGCTCTAATTACG GATTTATTCACGGCTGGAACTGACACAAACGCAATTTCACTAGAGTGGGCATTGGCAGAGCTCATCAACCACCCAAGAGTGCTCAAGAAAGCAAGGGAGGAGATCGATCGAGCCATCGGAAATCGACGAGTAGCCGGAGAATCGGATGTTCCAAATCTTCCATACATCCAAGCCATCATAAAAGAAACATTAAGGTTACACCCACCAGTGCCTTTGGTCACAAGAAACTCTGTACAACTATGTAAGATAGGGGGATATGACATCCCTACGAACACAATGCTACATGTGAATGTTTGGGCCATTGGAAGGGACCCAAAGAACTGGGAAAGCCCATTGGACTTCTGGCCTGAAAGATTCTTGCAACTCGGTGAGGACGATGGCCAGATGAGTGCAGTGGATGTTGATGTTAGGGGCCAACATTTTCAACTCATGCCATTTGGGTCTGGGAGGAGGGTGTGTCCTGGTATGACCTTGGCCATGAAAATGTTGCCTGGGGTACTTGCGGCTTTGATTCAGTGCTTCAATTGGAAGGTTGATGGGTCTGATTGCAAGAAGATGAATGGTGATGATGTTCTGGAAATGGATGAACGCCCTGGATTGACTGCTCCGAGGGCGCATGATCTTGTGTGTGTTCCTGTTGCCCGCTTCAGCCCACTCAATATCCTTGACCCATAA
- the LOC117632065 gene encoding DNA repair protein RAD51 homolog 4-like: MAPLKALEAEYPILDPNFQAFCASHGIFSVEDFLIHDLYELAAFVEQQPTSEILKQGITQVLSIIDTQHQPWLNGMELLDDALHNKHVLSTGCEGIDLLLGGGLREGQLTEIVGPSSCGKTQVCLLAASNVATKQMGNVVYLDTGNSFSPQRIAQFVGHIAGCAFDEAGKRIFQRIMNSIVCHSVFDIFTMFSVLHRLVINFPSQLQKGGQVRLLIVDSISSLITPILGNSGSQGCALMISAGYMLKKLAHEHDVAVLVTNHTVGGERGIPKPALGQIWKSIPHVRFLLSGDHGNNVRSISVLRHPSMASGKAAKFSI, from the exons ATGGCACCGTTGAAAGCTTTGGAGGCAGAGTACCCAATACTCGACCCCAATTTCCAGGCCTTTTGCGCCTCTCACGGTATTTTCTCAG TGGAAGATTTCCTCATTCATGACCTCTATGAATTAGCTGCATTTGTAGAACAACAGCCTACATCTGAGATACTAAagcag GGCATTACTCAGGTCCTCTCTATTATTGACACTCAGCATCAACCATGGTTGAATGGTATGGAGCTTTTAGATGATGCTCTACATAACAAGCATGTACTGTCAACTGGGTGTGAAGG AATTGATTTGTTACTAGGAGGCGGATTACGTGAGGGACAATTAACTGAAATTGTTGGGCCATCTTCTTGTGGTAAAACACAA GTTTGCCTACTTGCTGCTTCAAATGTTGCAACGAAGCAAATGGGTAATGTTGTATACCTGGACACAGGCAACTCTTTCTCACCCCAACGAATTGCCCAGTTTGTTGGTCATATCGCTGGCTGTGCCTTTGATGAG GCTGGAAAAAGAATTTTTCAGAGGATAATGAACAGCATTGTATGCCATTCTGTGTTTGACATCTTTACAATGTTCAGCGTGTTACATCGGCTAGTGATCAATTTTCCATCTCAG CTGCAGAAAGGAGGGCAGGTCCGGTTACTTATTGTTGATTCGATCTCTTCATTAATTACCCCGATTCTTGGGAACAGTGGTTCACAGG GATGTGCCTTGATGATATCTgctgggtatatgttaaagaAATTAGCACATGAGCATGATGTTGCGGTACTG GTGACCAATCACACAGTGGGTGGGGAAAGAGGTATTCCAAAACCCGCCCTTGGACAGATCTGGAAGAGCATCCCACATGTGAGGTTTCTACTTTCTGGTGATCATGGAAACAATGTCCGGAGTATTTCAGTGCTAAGACACCCATCTATG gCTTCTGGCAAGGCTGCAAAGTTTTCAATTTAG